Proteins encoded by one window of Fundidesulfovibrio magnetotacticus:
- a CDS encoding MlaE family ABC transporter permease, whose amino-acid sequence MGQERDQFFWLVNRLLECLRSPFSTKKYMRWQNWRHFAWVGADSLPIVTLIAACTGIILALQAAAQLEKVGALSYVANLVGVTIVAELGPLLTALILSGRAGAAFTAEIATMKISEEIDALEVMGLDSVRYLVWPKCLAMALMAPLLTVWADFAGVLSGGVFSVTVLGLSAKGYYDQTSNFLSLRLLFSGLVKSVAFGLTITLISCWQGFLAREGALDVGNRTTRSVVQSILMIVLLDLFFTALTYISR is encoded by the coding sequence GTGGGACAAGAGCGCGATCAATTCTTCTGGCTGGTCAACCGTCTCCTGGAGTGCCTGCGCAGCCCTTTCTCCACAAAGAAATACATGCGCTGGCAGAACTGGCGTCATTTCGCGTGGGTGGGGGCCGATTCACTGCCCATCGTCACGCTGATCGCCGCCTGCACCGGCATCATTCTGGCGCTCCAGGCCGCCGCGCAACTGGAAAAGGTGGGTGCTCTCTCCTACGTGGCCAACCTCGTTGGCGTGACCATCGTGGCGGAACTCGGCCCGCTGCTCACGGCGCTCATCCTCTCTGGGCGCGCGGGTGCGGCCTTCACGGCCGAAATCGCCACCATGAAGATTTCCGAGGAGATCGACGCCCTTGAAGTGATGGGCCTGGACAGCGTGCGCTACCTCGTGTGGCCCAAGTGCCTGGCCATGGCGCTCATGGCCCCGCTGCTCACGGTCTGGGCGGATTTCGCGGGCGTGCTCTCGGGCGGGGTGTTTTCCGTCACCGTGCTCGGCCTCTCGGCCAAGGGTTACTACGACCAGACGTCGAATTTCCTCAGCCTGCGCCTGCTCTTCTCGGGCCTGGTGAAGAGCGTGGCCTTCGGGCTGACCATTACGCTCATCAGCTGCTGGCAGGGATTTCTGGCACGCGAAGGGGCCCTGGACGTGGGCAACCGCACGACGCGCTCGGTGGTGCAATCCATCTTGATGATCGTGCTGCTGGACCTCTTTTTCACGGCCCTTACCTACATCTCCCGCTGA
- a CDS encoding MlaD family protein — protein MFTKNAKSKDTLKASLAIAACLAVLGTFVVILGGYRFWERQELYSALFRSVKDLSAGRPVKYGGLDVGRVLSVGVDQDDARLIRVTLGLAPDAPIRQGVVARIAQKGLVGDYYVFLEPVGELGARLPQGSTIPTVESVDMTQLANLAGELIADLRPRLDRIAGSLETIFGGENAARISELLSKSPALIDELNGTVKQIRKDFQQLTAGGKTAAENVSRLAGSLEQAVNSLKTELEKTLADIRIEVKSVGDTAGTLNKAVRHDQERLEDILANVDRISEDLKQLSSRLRERPWELIQRPTERKP, from the coding sequence GTGTTCACGAAAAACGCGAAATCCAAGGACACGCTCAAGGCCAGCCTGGCCATCGCGGCCTGCCTGGCCGTGCTGGGCACGTTCGTGGTCATCCTGGGCGGCTACCGCTTCTGGGAGCGCCAGGAGCTCTATTCGGCGCTCTTCCGCAGCGTGAAGGACCTCTCGGCGGGCCGTCCGGTCAAATACGGCGGCCTGGACGTGGGCCGCGTGCTCTCCGTGGGCGTGGACCAGGACGACGCCCGCCTCATCCGGGTGACGTTGGGGCTCGCGCCGGACGCGCCCATCCGGCAGGGCGTGGTGGCGCGCATCGCCCAGAAAGGATTGGTGGGCGATTACTACGTCTTCCTGGAGCCAGTGGGCGAACTGGGAGCCCGGCTGCCCCAAGGGTCAACGATCCCCACGGTGGAGTCCGTGGACATGACCCAGTTGGCCAACCTGGCGGGAGAGTTGATCGCCGACCTGCGTCCGCGCCTGGACCGCATCGCTGGTAGCCTGGAAACCATCTTCGGAGGCGAAAACGCGGCGCGCATCTCGGAATTGCTCTCGAAAAGCCCCGCGCTCATCGACGAACTGAACGGTACCGTGAAACAAATTCGCAAAGATTTCCAGCAGTTGACTGCTGGCGGCAAAACAGCGGCGGAAAATGTCTCACGCTTGGCAGGCTCGTTGGAGCAGGCCGTCAACAGCCTGAAGACGGAGTTGGAAAAGACCCTCGCCGACATCCGAATCGAGGTGAAGAGCGTGGGAGATACGGCGGGGACACTGAACAAGGCCGTACGGCACGACCAGGAGCGCCTGGAAGACATCCTTGCCAATGTGGACCGCATCAGCGAAGACTTGAAACAGCTTTCCTCCCGGCTGCGCGAGCGGCCCTGGGAGCTTATCCAGAGACCCACGGAGCGCAAGCCATGA
- a CDS encoding bifunctional heptose 7-phosphate kinase/heptose 1-phosphate adenyltransferase, giving the protein MTPAEPLSSAGLAALAGRLRGARVLVVGDVMLDHYLVGDAARISPEAPVPVVRVARERRALGGAGNVARNLSALDASVTLLGVTGEDDPGRAVHELMARESLPGFMIVEKGRLTTIKTRILAGGQQMLRVDREETGELRPATRAGLVEALRNECALHDVVIVSDYGKGVVCREIMEALAQARAERAGGLRVLVDPKVVNAGLYTGVDLLTPNAKEAGELGGVDAAGREGVIRAGLAIFRRLRCRQLCITLGAQGMAVFEAPGKVLHVPTVARTVFDVTGAGDTVIAVLAMALGSGIGLAQASLLANCAAGVVVAQVGAAVTNLEELGRALAGTPPPVLEQWLDLD; this is encoded by the coding sequence ATGACGCCCGCTGAGCCGCTTTCATCCGCCGGGCTGGCCGCCCTGGCGGGCAGGCTGCGCGGCGCGCGCGTGCTGGTGGTGGGCGACGTGATGCTCGACCACTATCTCGTTGGCGACGCCGCGCGCATCAGCCCTGAAGCGCCCGTCCCCGTAGTGCGCGTGGCCCGCGAGCGCCGCGCACTGGGCGGCGCGGGCAACGTGGCGCGCAACCTTTCGGCCCTGGACGCCTCGGTGACGCTCTTGGGCGTGACCGGCGAGGACGACCCGGGCCGCGCCGTGCACGAACTCATGGCCCGGGAATCCCTGCCTGGGTTCATGATCGTTGAGAAAGGCCGTCTGACCACCATCAAAACGCGCATCCTCGCGGGGGGGCAGCAGATGCTGCGCGTTGACCGCGAGGAAACCGGCGAGCTCAGGCCCGCGACCAGGGCCGGACTGGTGGAGGCCCTTCGGAACGAGTGCGCCCTTCACGACGTGGTGATCGTCTCCGACTACGGCAAAGGCGTGGTCTGCCGCGAGATCATGGAAGCTCTGGCCCAGGCGCGCGCGGAAAGGGCAGGGGGCCTGCGCGTGCTGGTGGACCCCAAGGTGGTCAACGCCGGGCTCTACACGGGCGTGGACCTGCTCACGCCCAACGCCAAGGAGGCCGGGGAGCTGGGCGGCGTGGACGCCGCCGGGCGCGAGGGCGTCATCCGGGCCGGTCTGGCCATTTTTCGCCGACTGCGCTGCCGCCAACTGTGCATCACGCTGGGCGCGCAGGGCATGGCGGTGTTCGAGGCCCCGGGCAAGGTGCTCCACGTGCCCACGGTGGCCCGCACGGTGTTCGATGTGACCGGCGCGGGCGATACGGTCATCGCGGTGCTGGCCATGGCCCTGGGCTCGGGGATAGGGTTGGCGCAGGCCTCGTTGCTGGCCAACTGTGCCGCGGGCGTGGTGGTGGCGCAGGTGGGCGCGGCGGTGACGAACCTGGAGGAGCTGGGCCGCGCGCTGGCCGGTACGCCTCCCCCGGTCCTGGAACAGTGGCTGGATCTAGACTGA
- a CDS encoding STAS domain-containing protein — MSNEKSTAWEAHGDERTARARIVGDIDFTNSQEVRDWLRDFCGKTQGELLLDLKDLAYVDSSGLAVLIETRKLLKSKQRTIRIESVSPQVQKLFSLTQIGDLFGI; from the coding sequence ATGTCCAACGAGAAATCAACCGCCTGGGAAGCCCACGGCGACGAGCGCACGGCCAGGGCGCGCATCGTCGGGGACATAGATTTCACCAATTCCCAGGAAGTGCGCGACTGGCTCAGGGATTTCTGCGGCAAAACCCAGGGCGAGCTGCTTCTCGACCTCAAAGACCTTGCCTATGTGGACAGCTCGGGACTGGCAGTGCTCATCGAAACGCGAAAGTTACTGAAATCGAAGCAGCGGACCATCCGCATCGAATCCGTTTCGCCCCAGGTCCAGAAGCTCTTCTCCCTCACCCAGATCGGGGATCTGTTCGGCATCTGA
- a CDS encoding ABC transporter ATP-binding protein: protein MDTDWTTTHAAPDIVLDAIRVGYQEREILKGISAVLPRGRISVILGGSGGGKSTLLKAILGLLPPTSGRVLLGGYDLYALQADQLREIRKRLGVLFQDGALLGSLPLGENIALPIREHTNLDEDLIETMVRMKLSLVGLDAFMDFFPNQLSGGMRKRAGLARALALDPKVLLCDEPTSGLDPITAADLDRLILDLKEAFGMTIVVVSHDLESVYTIADHVVVLNKGAMVFQGDPAHLRQSEDPFLVQFLNRLPNRERHRPQAVG from the coding sequence ATGGACACCGACTGGACCACCACCCACGCAGCCCCGGACATCGTCCTGGACGCCATCCGCGTGGGTTACCAGGAGCGGGAGATCCTCAAGGGCATCTCGGCCGTGCTGCCCCGGGGGCGCATTTCCGTGATCCTCGGAGGGTCCGGCGGGGGGAAATCCACGCTGCTCAAGGCGATTCTCGGCCTTCTGCCGCCCACCAGCGGGCGCGTGCTCCTGGGCGGCTACGACCTCTACGCCCTTCAGGCGGACCAGCTGCGCGAAATCCGCAAACGGCTGGGCGTGCTCTTCCAGGACGGCGCGCTCCTGGGCTCGCTGCCCCTGGGCGAGAACATCGCCTTGCCCATCCGCGAACACACCAACCTCGATGAAGACCTCATCGAGACCATGGTGCGCATGAAGCTCTCCCTGGTGGGCTTGGACGCCTTCATGGATTTCTTCCCCAACCAGCTCTCGGGCGGCATGCGCAAGCGCGCGGGGCTGGCGCGCGCCCTGGCGCTGGACCCGAAGGTCCTCCTGTGCGACGAACCAACCTCCGGGCTGGACCCCATCACGGCGGCAGACCTGGACAGGCTCATCCTGGACCTCAAGGAAGCCTTCGGCATGACCATCGTGGTGGTTTCCCACGACCTGGAGAGCGTGTACACCATTGCGGACCACGTGGTGGTGCTCAACAAGGGCGCCATGGTCTTCCAAGGCGACCCCGCGCACCTGCGCCAAAGCGAGGACCCCTTCCTGGTGCAGTTCCTCAATCGCCTGCCCAACCGGGAGCGGCACAGGCCGCAGGCCGTGGGATAG